In Ochrobactrum sp. Marseille-Q0166, a single genomic region encodes these proteins:
- a CDS encoding MaoC family dehydratase, with translation MSFIEEHLGEERTIGSYTFTAEEIIHFASKFDPQPFHLDARAAKNSVLGGLCASGWHTTAVFMKLNVASIVEATKDAISRGEVPPTFGPSPGFENLKWIRPVYAGDTITYKRTVHAIRPLGSRPGWSMLSMSSTAYNQNGDKVLSFDNAAMVKLP, from the coding sequence ATGAGCTTTATTGAAGAACATCTCGGTGAGGAGCGGACCATCGGCAGCTATACATTTACCGCCGAAGAAATCATCCACTTCGCTTCAAAATTCGACCCGCAGCCATTTCATCTGGATGCGCGAGCCGCGAAAAACAGCGTTCTGGGCGGTCTTTGTGCGTCGGGCTGGCACACCACCGCAGTCTTTATGAAGCTGAATGTGGCGTCCATCGTTGAGGCAACCAAAGACGCTATCAGCCGTGGCGAAGTTCCGCCGACATTTGGCCCTTCACCCGGCTTTGAGAACCTCAAATGGATCCGCCCGGTCTATGCTGGTGATACGATCACCTATAAGCGCACCGTCCATGCGATCCGGCCTCTCGGCTCGCGTCCCGGCTGGTCAATGCTGAGTATGAGCAGCACCGCTTATAACCAGAATGGCGACAAGGTTTTATCCTTTGACAACGCCGCCATGGTGAAGCTTCCATAA
- a CDS encoding adenine phosphoribosyltransferase: MESGFKATLKDAIRTIPDYPKPGVQFRDVTTLMGDAQAFRRAVDELVYPYAGNKVDKVAGIEARGFILGGAIAHQLSAGFVPIRKKGKLPRDTVRIAYSLEYGIDEMEMHRDAIEKGERIILVDDLIATGGTAEAAAKLLLQMGANIVAACFIIDLPDLGGRKKLEALGVPVRTLVEFEGD; this comes from the coding sequence ATGGAATCTGGTTTCAAAGCCACTTTGAAGGACGCGATCAGAACGATTCCTGATTATCCGAAACCCGGTGTTCAGTTCCGTGATGTCACGACGCTTATGGGCGATGCGCAGGCATTCCGCCGTGCCGTAGATGAGCTGGTATATCCTTATGCTGGAAACAAGGTCGATAAGGTTGCGGGTATCGAAGCGCGTGGCTTCATTCTTGGCGGCGCAATTGCACATCAGCTTTCGGCTGGCTTTGTACCGATCCGCAAGAAGGGCAAGCTGCCGCGGGATACCGTTCGCATTGCCTACAGCCTTGAATATGGCATTGATGAAATGGAAATGCACCGCGATGCCATCGAGAAAGGCGAGCGCATTATTCTGGTTGATGATCTGATTGCAACCGGTGGTACGGCGGAAGCCGCAGCCAAGCTGCTTCTCCAGATGGGAGCCAATATCGTCGCGGCTTGCTTTATCATTGATCTGCCGGACCTTGGTGGGCGCAAGAAACTCGAAGCGCTCGGCGTGCCGGTTCGTACACTTGTGGAATTTGAAGGCGATTGA
- the chrA gene encoding chromate efflux transporter: protein MTTAPQPDYRELFITFGKVGLLSFGGPAAQIAMLQRVLVDEKRWMDQERLIHALNFCMLLPGPEAMQLATYAGWAIKGWRGGLLAGLLFVLPGASVMLALSALYVAFGHVDIVAGLLFGLKAAVLAVVFEALYRMAKRTLASGFSYLIAIAAFVAIALLKLPFPIVVLLAAIAGGLRHCMQGPGVATAVTHAAPNAFREFSLQTLIWGGLWLVPLIALYLIFGGQHVFTAEAAFFSKLAAVTFGGAYAALSYTAQQAVEHFGWMKPGEMLTGLGLAETTPGPLILVLVFVGFVGAANLSGLPPLVGGLVGGLIALWFTFVPCFLWILAGAPFVERLRQLRWLSAMLGGITAAVVGVIASLALWFSLHVLFATVGQVPIGPFTLPLPDVSTIDNAAVLIAGAAALLLVVLKLNMPLVLLLAACLGIVIRLVEQA, encoded by the coding sequence ATGACAACAGCGCCGCAGCCGGACTACCGTGAACTGTTTATTACCTTTGGCAAGGTCGGGCTTTTGTCGTTTGGCGGGCCAGCTGCGCAGATTGCTATGTTGCAACGCGTGCTGGTTGATGAAAAACGCTGGATGGATCAGGAGCGGCTGATCCATGCGCTGAATTTCTGCATGTTATTGCCAGGGCCGGAAGCCATGCAACTTGCGACCTATGCGGGCTGGGCTATCAAAGGCTGGCGCGGTGGCTTGCTGGCAGGGCTTTTGTTTGTTTTGCCCGGTGCGAGCGTGATGCTGGCTCTGTCGGCGCTTTACGTTGCCTTTGGCCATGTTGATATTGTTGCTGGTCTGTTGTTTGGTCTCAAGGCTGCAGTGCTGGCTGTGGTATTTGAAGCGCTTTACCGGATGGCAAAGCGCACGCTTGCTTCCGGCTTTTCCTATCTGATTGCGATTGCCGCTTTTGTTGCGATTGCGCTTTTGAAGCTGCCGTTTCCGATTGTGGTGCTGCTTGCAGCCATCGCTGGCGGTTTGCGTCATTGCATGCAAGGTCCTGGTGTGGCAACTGCCGTTACACATGCCGCTCCCAATGCATTTCGGGAGTTTTCGCTGCAAACCTTGATCTGGGGTGGCCTGTGGCTGGTTCCACTCATTGCGCTATATCTGATCTTTGGTGGGCAACATGTATTTACAGCTGAGGCCGCGTTCTTTTCAAAGCTGGCAGCTGTCACGTTTGGCGGCGCCTATGCGGCGCTGTCCTATACAGCGCAGCAGGCTGTCGAACATTTCGGCTGGATGAAACCCGGAGAAATGCTCACTGGGCTGGGACTGGCAGAAACCACACCGGGGCCGCTGATATTAGTGTTGGTCTTTGTTGGCTTTGTGGGTGCAGCCAATCTGTCAGGCCTGCCGCCACTGGTCGGCGGGCTTGTGGGCGGGCTGATTGCGCTCTGGTTTACTTTTGTGCCGTGTTTTCTCTGGATACTGGCGGGAGCACCTTTTGTAGAGCGCCTGCGTCAGCTGCGCTGGCTGTCCGCCATGCTTGGCGGGATTACCGCGGCGGTGGTTGGCGTGATTGCCAGTCTCGCGCTCTGGTTCTCACTGCACGTCCTGTTTGCAACGGTTGGGCAAGTGCCGATCGGTCCCTTTACGTTGCCGCTGCCAGATGTCAGCACAATAGACAATGCCGCCGTCCTGATTGCAGGCGCGGCGGCATTATTGCTTGTCGTCTTGAAACTCAACATGCCGCTGGTGCTCTTGCTTGCGGCATGTCTGGGCATCGTCATTAGATTAGTCGAACAGGCTTGA
- a CDS encoding Xaa-Pro peptidase family protein, with the protein MALHFEPEEFAARRDRLILKMEEEKLDALLLFAQESMYWLTGYDTFGFCFFQCLVVKADGSTVLMTRSADLRQARHTSNIENIVVWTDRENANPAIDLRNILTELDLLGTRIGIEYQTHGLTGANARKLDEQLQSFAKLYDASGMVDSLRLLKSPAEIAFTKRAAELSDDALDAALKLVKAGASEADILAAMMAANFAGDGDYPANEYIIGSGADALLCRYKAGRRTLSKNDQLTLEWSGVYRHYHAPMMRTLIIGKPRPEHQKLYDAAREALEAVEEAMTPASTFGDVFDAHLRTMEAHGLTRHRLNACGYSVGARFSPSWMDPQMFYSGNPESIQPDMTLFAHMIIMDSDTETAMTLGQTYLTTNGAAVPLSRHSLDMPIALQI; encoded by the coding sequence ATGGCCCTTCACTTCGAGCCGGAAGAATTCGCAGCACGTCGCGACCGTCTGATCTTGAAGATGGAGGAAGAGAAACTGGATGCCTTGCTGCTTTTTGCGCAGGAAAGCATGTACTGGCTGACCGGCTATGACACGTTTGGCTTTTGCTTTTTCCAGTGTCTCGTCGTCAAAGCTGACGGTTCAACCGTGCTGATGACGCGCTCTGCCGATCTAAGGCAAGCGCGGCATACGTCCAACATCGAGAATATCGTTGTCTGGACTGATCGTGAAAACGCAAATCCGGCAATCGATCTGCGCAACATTCTCACCGAGCTTGATCTGCTCGGCACACGCATCGGTATCGAATACCAAACCCATGGTCTGACCGGTGCCAATGCCCGAAAACTCGATGAACAGTTGCAGAGCTTCGCCAAGCTCTATGATGCATCGGGTATGGTCGACAGTCTGCGCCTTCTCAAAAGCCCCGCTGAAATTGCTTTCACCAAGCGTGCCGCAGAACTCAGCGATGACGCGCTTGATGCTGCTCTGAAACTGGTCAAGGCCGGCGCAAGCGAAGCTGATATTCTCGCGGCCATGATGGCCGCCAATTTTGCAGGCGATGGCGACTATCCGGCCAATGAATATATTATCGGCTCGGGTGCCGATGCTCTCCTCTGCCGTTACAAAGCGGGTCGCCGCACGCTTTCCAAAAACGACCAGCTCACCCTCGAATGGTCGGGGGTTTATCGCCATTATCATGCACCGATGATGCGCACGCTCATCATTGGCAAGCCAAGACCTGAACATCAAAAGCTTTATGACGCCGCACGCGAAGCCCTGGAAGCAGTTGAAGAAGCCATGACACCAGCCTCGACGTTTGGCGATGTATTTGACGCACACTTGCGCACGATGGAGGCGCACGGCCTCACGCGACACAGGCTCAATGCCTGTGGTTATTCTGTGGGAGCACGTTTCTCACCCTCCTGGATGGATCCACAAATGTTCTATTCCGGCAACCCGGAAAGCATCCAGCCGGATATGACACTCTTTGCGCACATGATCATCATGGATTCCGACACGGAAACAGCGATGACACTGGGGCAGACATATCTCACCACGAATGGCGCTGCCGTGCCATTGTCCCGCCATTCTCTTGATATGCCCATCGCTCTCCAGATATAA
- a CDS encoding DJ-1/PfpI family protein — protein sequence MAFSFGLLVFPGIQQLDLTGPYEVFSSAAESEVHLIWKDRNPVYSSSGLTFVPTATFDDCPPLDVICIPGGGVNALLTDDVVLDFVRLQADRVQYITSVCTGALVLGAAGLLKGKKATTHWNAMDFLEVVGAIPTSARVVRDGKVITAGGVTSGIDFGLTILEEVFGRQEAGTVQLTLEYAPAPPFNSGTPDQADALVLENGRKRLAASRAAREAIFADWPR from the coding sequence GTGGCGTTTTCTTTTGGCCTTTTAGTTTTTCCGGGTATTCAACAGCTTGATCTGACAGGACCTTATGAGGTTTTTTCGTCGGCGGCTGAAAGTGAAGTTCATCTTATCTGGAAAGATCGCAATCCGGTCTATTCTTCATCGGGACTCACATTTGTACCGACTGCTACCTTTGATGATTGTCCACCTCTGGATGTCATTTGTATTCCGGGCGGTGGGGTTAACGCCTTGCTGACCGACGATGTTGTGCTGGATTTTGTACGCCTACAAGCAGATCGGGTTCAGTATATCACATCTGTTTGCACCGGTGCGCTTGTGTTGGGTGCTGCAGGGCTGTTGAAAGGCAAAAAGGCGACAACGCATTGGAATGCGATGGACTTTTTGGAAGTCGTTGGTGCCATACCGACAAGTGCGCGTGTTGTTCGGGATGGTAAGGTCATTACTGCGGGAGGTGTTACATCTGGTATTGATTTCGGCTTGACCATACTCGAGGAGGTGTTTGGCAGGCAGGAAGCGGGAACAGTTCAGCTAACGCTCGAATACGCGCCTGCGCCGCCTTTCAATTCAGGAACCCCTGATCAAGCAGATGCTCTGGTGCTCGAAAACGGACGTAAACGTCTCGCCGCATCGAGAGCGGCGAGAGAAGCAATCTTTGCAGACTGGCCTCGATAA
- a CDS encoding ATP-binding protein, whose protein sequence is MQVGIDMGSVAGSGSASAVALGGGKQAMLDLEELLATRLLVQGNSGSGKSHLLRRLLEQSAQWVQQCIIDPEGDFVTLADLYGHVVVDAARSESELTRIASRIRQHRVSVVLNLEGLDVEQQMRAAAAFLGGLFDAERDYWYPMLVVVDEAQLFAPAAAGEVSDEARKLSLGAMTNLMCRGRKRGLAGVIATQRLAKLAKNVAAEASNFLMGRTFLDIDMARASDLLGMERKQAEMFRDLQRGHFIALGPALSRRPLPIKIGKVETSARSSSPKLMPLPDAPQDARDLIFTPAPEEIRTVVRRTPPPPPPPSTAEILAQVAKPKPEAEPVEAPLFPGIVEAERDSLLEKVMREIVDDPEASFRSVAVLYQDFLVRCRIHRVPGEPLALPAFRRRLAVAQASIESDVATGETWQKALALSESLTDDVQGVFLIVAQAAVTGATCPSDVALARAYGTHSLSRARRLLTYFEERGLLVVRNDFKGLRIVNFPDLECETAPGDPNAPDDQAEEATAAE, encoded by the coding sequence ATGCAGGTCGGTATCGACATGGGTTCTGTTGCTGGAAGTGGTTCTGCCTCGGCAGTGGCGCTTGGTGGTGGCAAGCAGGCCATGCTTGATCTTGAAGAGCTTCTCGCAACACGCCTTCTCGTGCAGGGCAATTCCGGTTCCGGCAAATCACATCTGCTGCGCCGCCTGCTTGAGCAGAGCGCACAATGGGTGCAGCAGTGCATCATTGACCCTGAAGGCGATTTCGTAACGCTTGCCGATCTTTATGGGCATGTGGTGGTCGATGCTGCACGATCGGAATCCGAACTCACCCGCATTGCAAGCCGCATTCGCCAGCACCGCGTGTCGGTCGTGCTCAATCTCGAAGGGCTGGATGTCGAGCAGCAGATGCGTGCTGCGGCGGCTTTTCTTGGTGGCCTGTTTGATGCAGAGCGCGACTATTGGTACCCGATGCTGGTGGTGGTTGATGAAGCGCAGCTCTTTGCACCCGCTGCCGCTGGCGAAGTGTCGGATGAAGCTCGCAAGCTCTCGCTGGGTGCGATGACGAACCTGATGTGCCGTGGCCGCAAGCGCGGGCTGGCCGGAGTGATTGCCACGCAGCGCCTTGCAAAGCTCGCCAAGAATGTTGCTGCCGAAGCATCGAACTTTCTGATGGGCCGGACTTTCCTTGATATCGATATGGCGCGTGCCTCCGATCTTCTGGGGATGGAACGCAAGCAGGCGGAAATGTTCCGTGACCTGCAACGCGGCCATTTCATTGCACTTGGACCTGCCTTGTCACGCCGTCCGCTGCCCATCAAAATCGGCAAGGTGGAAACCTCGGCACGCTCGTCATCACCCAAGCTGATGCCGTTGCCCGATGCACCGCAAGACGCGCGCGATCTGATTTTTACGCCAGCACCTGAAGAAATTCGCACTGTTGTCCGTCGTACGCCACCACCGCCGCCCCCGCCATCAACGGCAGAAATTCTGGCGCAGGTGGCAAAGCCAAAGCCGGAAGCGGAACCTGTTGAAGCACCATTGTTTCCCGGCATTGTGGAAGCCGAGCGGGACAGTCTGCTTGAGAAGGTGATGCGCGAGATCGTTGACGATCCTGAAGCATCTTTCCGCTCAGTCGCGGTGCTTTATCAGGATTTTCTGGTGCGTTGCCGCATTCATCGCGTGCCGGGTGAACCGCTGGCTCTGCCTGCTTTCCGCCGTCGATTAGCCGTGGCTCAGGCAAGCATTGAAAGCGATGTCGCAACTGGTGAAACATGGCAGAAGGCATTGGCGCTCTCAGAAAGTCTCACTGATGATGTGCAGGGCGTGTTTCTGATTGTCGCACAGGCGGCCGTGACGGGCGCCACGTGCCCTTCGGACGTGGCACTGGCACGGGCTTATGGCACGCATTCGCTAAGCCGTGCCCGGCGATTGCTGACCTATTTCGAAGAGCGTGGATTGCTGGTCGTTCGCAATGATTTCAAAGGTTTGCGCATTGTGAATTTCCCGGATCTCGAATGCGAGACGGCTCCGGGCGATCCAAACGCTCCCGATGATCAGGCGGAGGAAGCGACTGCCGCTGAATAA
- the pth gene encoding aminoacyl-tRNA hydrolase: MLLIAGLGNPGPQYAHNRHNIGFMAVDEIFRRHRFSNWQKKFKAEIADGVIDGEKVLLIKPMTFMNNSGQSIGEAMRFYKLTSADLVVIYDELDLAPAKLRIKTGGSSGGHNGIKSIDAHVQTFEGGKDYRRMRLGIGHPGAKELVHNHVLGNFAKVDNEWLDKLFGAIADNVGLLAQKEDNSFMNRVAIVMGDGNQRPNGFKADPSQLEKAPAKAQSHIRQARQNAAKPNIPASGPMAEMLKKLLGKKD, encoded by the coding sequence ATGCTGCTCATCGCAGGACTTGGCAATCCCGGCCCTCAATATGCGCATAACCGTCACAATATCGGTTTTATGGCGGTGGATGAAATATTCCGCCGCCATCGCTTTTCCAATTGGCAGAAGAAGTTCAAGGCCGAGATCGCCGATGGTGTGATCGACGGCGAGAAAGTCCTTCTCATCAAGCCAATGACTTTCATGAACAATTCCGGCCAGTCGATTGGCGAAGCCATGCGCTTCTACAAGCTGACATCTGCCGATCTCGTCGTGATCTATGATGAGCTTGACCTTGCGCCTGCAAAACTGCGCATCAAGACAGGTGGCAGCTCCGGCGGCCATAACGGCATCAAGTCCATCGATGCCCATGTGCAGACTTTCGAAGGCGGCAAAGACTATCGCCGTATGCGCCTTGGCATTGGACATCCCGGTGCAAAAGAACTTGTCCACAATCATGTTCTGGGCAACTTCGCCAAAGTCGATAATGAATGGCTTGATAAGCTTTTTGGAGCGATCGCCGATAATGTCGGCCTGCTCGCCCAAAAAGAAGACAACAGCTTCATGAACCGTGTTGCAATTGTCATGGGTGACGGCAATCAGCGTCCCAACGGCTTCAAGGCGGACCCGAGCCAGCTGGAAAAAGCGCCCGCCAAGGCACAAAGTCATATTCGTCAGGCGCGTCAAAACGCAGCCAAACCAAACATTCCGGCGAGTGGTCCGATGGCTGAGATGCTGAAAAAGCTCTTGGGCAAGAAGGATTAG
- a CDS encoding ribose-phosphate pyrophosphokinase: MKLFAGNSNRVLAESVAKHLDIPLGKATVRRFADQEIFVEIQENVRGEDVFVLQSTSYPANDNLMELLIMIDAFRRSSARRITAVLPYFGYARQDRKPGPRTPISAKLVANLITEAGANRVLTLDLHAGQIQGFFDIPTDNLYAVPVIARDVKANYPTGNCMVVSPDVGGVVRARSLAKRIDAQLAIVDKRRERPGESEVMNVIGDVTGKDCLLFDDIVDSGGTLCNAAEALLSKGANSVTAYITHGVLSGGAVARIASSKLKELVITDSIQPTTAINDAPNIRVLSISSLIGEAIARTAAEESVSSLFD; encoded by the coding sequence ATGAAACTATTCGCAGGCAACTCCAACCGGGTTCTTGCCGAATCCGTGGCTAAACATCTCGACATTCCGCTTGGCAAGGCGACTGTTCGCCGTTTCGCCGATCAGGAAATCTTCGTCGAGATTCAGGAAAACGTGCGCGGCGAAGACGTATTCGTTCTGCAATCGACCTCCTACCCCGCCAACGACAATCTGATGGAACTGCTGATCATGATCGACGCCTTCCGTCGTTCGTCAGCACGCCGCATCACTGCCGTGCTTCCTTATTTCGGCTACGCCCGTCAGGATCGTAAGCCCGGCCCACGCACGCCGATTTCGGCAAAGCTTGTTGCCAACCTCATCACCGAAGCCGGTGCAAACCGCGTTCTGACGCTTGATCTTCATGCTGGTCAGATTCAGGGCTTCTTCGATATTCCAACCGACAACCTCTATGCGGTTCCGGTTATCGCCCGCGATGTGAAGGCCAACTATCCGACCGGCAATTGCATGGTCGTATCACCCGACGTTGGCGGTGTGGTTCGCGCTCGCTCCCTTGCAAAGCGCATCGATGCGCAGCTCGCAATCGTTGACAAGCGTCGTGAACGTCCGGGTGAATCGGAAGTCATGAACGTCATCGGCGATGTCACCGGCAAAGATTGCCTGCTGTTTGACGACATCGTTGATTCCGGCGGCACGCTCTGCAATGCGGCGGAAGCGCTGCTTTCCAAGGGCGCAAACAGCGTCACCGCTTACATCACGCATGGCGTTCTGTCGGGTGGCGCTGTTGCGCGTATCGCTTCCTCGAAGCTGAAAGAACTGGTTATCACCGATTCGATCCAGCCAACGACCGCGATCAACGATGCACCGAATATCCGCGTCCTGTCGATCTCCAGCCTGATTGGTGAAGCGATTGCACGTACTGCGGCCGAAGAGTCGGTTTCAAGCCTGTTCGACTAA
- a CDS encoding MaoC family dehydratase: MTDKTPKYAYEDFTQGLKLPFGPRTITKEEIIEFAREFDPQPFHLDEEAGKASVLSGLAASGWHTVSLFMRMIWDAYLKDSTSQGSPGIEFNRWKRPVLAGDTLSGSSTVLDRRRSKSMPHVGFLTVHNEIVNQRGEVVCELQHTAMVGLRNPERDGDEA; the protein is encoded by the coding sequence TTGACCGATAAGACACCCAAATATGCTTATGAAGATTTCACGCAAGGACTGAAGCTTCCCTTCGGACCACGTACCATCACCAAAGAAGAGATTATCGAATTCGCGCGCGAGTTCGACCCGCAGCCCTTTCACCTGGACGAAGAAGCGGGCAAGGCAAGCGTTCTAAGCGGGTTGGCGGCTTCGGGCTGGCATACGGTGTCACTTTTCATGCGCATGATCTGGGATGCCTATCTTAAGGATTCGACGTCTCAGGGCAGCCCCGGTATTGAATTCAACCGCTGGAAACGCCCGGTGCTGGCAGGCGATACGTTAAGCGGTTCTTCGACCGTACTTGACCGTCGTCGCTCCAAATCCATGCCGCATGTGGGCTTTCTCACTGTGCATAATGAGATCGTCAATCAGCGTGGCGAGGTTGTTTGTGAATTGCAACACACGGCCATGGTCGGCCTTCGCAATCCTGAGCGCGATGGAGACGAAGCATGA
- the ychF gene encoding redox-regulated ATPase YchF, whose amino-acid sequence MGFKCGIVGLPNVGKSTLFNALTKTAAAQAANYPFCTIEPNTGEVAVPDPRQSSIAKIAGSKEIIPTRINFVDIAGLVRGASKGEGLGNQFLANIREVDAIVHVLRCFEDDDITHVEGRIDPVSDAETVETELMLSDLESIERRIVQIRKRAASKDKEATTVLPVMEQALELLQNGKPVRLMLKDIAPDDLLILKGLNLLTSKPVLYVCNVAESDAANGNEHSAAVAKMAAEQGAESVIISAAIEAEVAQLADEEAKEYLDAMGLEEPGLDRLIRAGYKLLDLITYFTAGPKETRAWTIRRGTKAPGAAGVIHTDFERGFIRAQTIAYEDYVKFNGEVGAKEAGKARDEGKEYIVHDGDVMLFRFNT is encoded by the coding sequence ATGGGTTTCAAATGCGGCATCGTCGGCCTGCCTAATGTCGGCAAGTCCACGCTTTTCAACGCGCTGACCAAGACTGCGGCAGCACAGGCTGCAAACTATCCCTTCTGCACCATCGAGCCGAATACCGGCGAAGTGGCTGTTCCCGATCCTCGCCAGAGCAGCATTGCAAAAATTGCAGGTTCGAAGGAAATTATCCCGACCCGCATCAACTTTGTCGATATTGCTGGTCTCGTGCGCGGTGCATCCAAAGGCGAAGGTCTGGGTAATCAGTTCCTCGCGAATATCCGTGAAGTCGATGCGATCGTGCATGTTCTTCGTTGTTTTGAAGACGACGACATCACCCATGTCGAAGGCCGCATCGATCCTGTATCTGACGCTGAAACCGTTGAAACGGAGCTGATGCTGTCGGACCTCGAAAGCATTGAGCGCCGCATCGTTCAGATCCGCAAGCGCGCGGCCTCCAAGGACAAGGAAGCAACCACGGTTCTGCCGGTGATGGAGCAGGCACTCGAACTGCTGCAAAACGGTAAACCGGTTCGCCTGATGCTCAAAGACATTGCACCAGATGATCTGCTGATCCTCAAGGGCCTGAATCTGCTCACCTCGAAACCAGTGCTTTATGTCTGCAACGTCGCTGAAAGCGACGCTGCCAATGGCAATGAGCATAGCGCAGCTGTTGCGAAGATGGCTGCTGAACAAGGTGCTGAAAGCGTCATTATTTCCGCCGCCATTGAAGCTGAAGTTGCCCAGCTTGCAGACGAAGAAGCCAAGGAATATCTCGACGCCATGGGCTTAGAGGAACCCGGCCTCGACCGCCTCATCCGTGCGGGCTACAAGCTGCTCGACCTCATCACCTATTTCACGGCTGGCCCCAAGGAAACGCGCGCCTGGACTATCCGTCGCGGAACCAAGGCTCCGGGCGCTGCCGGTGTGATCCATACGGATTTCGAGCGTGGCTTCATTCGCGCACAGACCATCGCCTATGAAGACTATGTCAAATTCAATGGTGAAGTCGGCGCCAAGGAAGCCGGCAAAGCGCGAGACGAAGGCAAAGAATACATCGTCCATGACGGCGATGTGATGCTGTTCCGCTTCAATACCTGA
- a CDS encoding 50S ribosomal protein L25/general stress protein Ctc — protein MSDSYVLKADLRTRVGKGSSRELRRNGQIPAVIYGDKQEPISIAVSYKEIFYKIHGGGFKTTVATIEVDGKKIQVLPKDYQLDPVRDFPQHVDFLRVSAKSVVHVNVPVHFKNEEAAPGIKKGGVLNIVRHDVELIVPANAIPDALEVDLTGLELGDSVHISAIKLPKGATPAIQDRDFTIATIATPAGLKSEENAEGEAADGE, from the coding sequence ATGAGCGATTCTTACGTGCTCAAGGCCGATCTGCGTACACGGGTTGGTAAGGGGTCCTCCCGCGAACTTCGTCGCAACGGCCAGATTCCAGCAGTCATCTATGGTGACAAGCAGGAACCAATTTCGATTGCTGTCTCGTACAAGGAAATCTTCTACAAGATCCATGGCGGCGGCTTCAAAACCACTGTTGCTACGATTGAAGTAGACGGCAAGAAGATTCAGGTTCTCCCTAAAGACTACCAGCTCGATCCAGTCCGCGACTTCCCTCAGCATGTCGACTTCCTCCGCGTTTCCGCGAAGTCGGTTGTCCATGTTAACGTTCCTGTTCACTTCAAGAACGAAGAAGCAGCACCTGGCATCAAGAAGGGCGGCGTTCTCAACATCGTTCGTCACGATGTTGAACTGATCGTTCCAGCAAACGCTATCCCTGATGCTCTCGAAGTCGATCTGACCGGCCTTGAGCTTGGTGACTCGGTTCACATTTCGGCTATCAAGCTGCCGAAGGGTGCAACACCTGCAATTCAGGATCGCGACTTCACGATCGCTACCATTGCGACACCAGCCGGCCTCAAGTCGGAAGAAAACGCAGAAGGCGAAGCTGCGGACGGCGAATAA
- the pgeF gene encoding peptidoglycan editing factor PgeF: protein MIDKPQPLRSSLLEGPAGSNGKRIAHGFFTRKGGVSDGIYAGLNVGSGSNDVPELVSENRRRVAETLGVAPDRLMTVHQVHSPDVVYVTEPLSTPRPKADAMVTNVAGIAIGALSADCGPVLFADHEAGVIGSAHAGWRGAFTGVLENTIEAMIELGAKRENIIAVLGPTIGPDNYEVGPEFYSEFTGKDPSYAKYFEPSDKEGHKLFDLWTFITDRLTSAGVKADALRQCTYADEDQFYSYRRTTHRNEPDYGRQIAAIAIIED, encoded by the coding sequence ATGATTGATAAGCCGCAACCGCTTCGCTCCTCCCTGCTGGAAGGCCCTGCCGGATCAAACGGCAAGCGCATTGCGCATGGTTTTTTCACCCGCAAAGGCGGCGTCTCAGATGGCATTTATGCAGGTCTCAACGTCGGCAGCGGCTCAAATGACGTGCCGGAACTGGTGAGCGAGAATCGCCGCCGCGTCGCCGAGACACTTGGTGTCGCACCCGACCGTCTGATGACCGTGCATCAGGTTCATTCGCCAGACGTGGTTTACGTCACAGAGCCATTGAGCACACCACGCCCGAAGGCCGATGCCATGGTGACAAATGTTGCGGGCATTGCGATTGGCGCACTGTCGGCCGATTGCGGCCCGGTGTTGTTTGCTGATCATGAGGCAGGTGTCATCGGTTCAGCCCATGCAGGTTGGCGCGGTGCCTTTACAGGCGTGCTTGAAAATACCATTGAAGCGATGATCGAGCTTGGTGCAAAACGCGAGAATATTATTGCCGTTCTTGGACCGACAATCGGCCCGGATAATTATGAAGTCGGTCCCGAATTCTATTCCGAATTCACTGGCAAAGACCCATCATACGCCAAATATTTTGAGCCTTCTGACAAGGAAGGTCACAAGCTTTTCGATCTATGGACCTTTATCACCGACCGATTGACCAGCGCAGGCGTTAAGGCTGACGCACTGCGTCAGTGCACCTATGCCGATGAAGACCAGTTCTATTCCTATCGGCGCACAACACATCGCAATGAGCCGGATTACGGTCGCCAGATCGCAGCAATCGCCATTATAGAAGATTAA